One window of Nymphaea colorata isolate Beijing-Zhang1983 chromosome 1, ASM883128v2, whole genome shotgun sequence genomic DNA carries:
- the LOC116249750 gene encoding uncharacterized protein LOC116249750 isoform X2 produces the protein MRLKKHKRNRKVVRFYSTRYGFREPFKVLCDGTFLHHLVLNKLGSPQEVLSSLLSARTILFTTRCIISELKRLGESFSESLKGALSLTITKCEHPDRVSASSCIEAIVKDKNSDHFFVASQDADLRKKFREIPGVPAIYAIRNSMFLDQPSACHLQFVKTAEEERLHMKELEVDMIKEREKKRLADQAAADGTESLGDVTKGRGVRSMHTSWTFNQKDKSMFKRKRAKGPNPLSCKKKKNSKGPVAA, from the exons ATGCGGTTGAAGAAGCACAAGCGAAACCGGAAGGTGGTGCGATTTTACTCAACTCGCTATGGCTTCAGGGAGCCGTTCAAGGTACTGTGCGATGGCACCTTCCTTCATCACCTCGTGCTTAACAAGCTCGGTTCTCCTCAGGAAGTACTGTCATCCCTTCTTTCTGCTCGGACTATTCTCTTTACTACGAG GTGTATTATTTCAGAGCTTAAGCGACTTGGAGAATCCTTTTCTGAATCGCTAAAGGGCGCACTTAGCCTCACAATAACGAA ATGTGAGCATCCGGATAGAGTATCTGCTTCCAGCTGCATTGAGGCAATTGTAAAGGACAAAAATTCGGACCACTTCTTTGTTGCAAGCCAAGATGCAGATCTCCGCAAGAAGTTTCGGGag ATACCAGGTGTTCCTGCAATATATGCAATTAGAAATTCTATGTTCCTTGATCAACCTTCAGCTTGTCATCTCCAGTTTGTGAAAACAGCTGAAGAGGAGCGCCTACACATGAAGGAATTGGAAGTAGATATGAtaaaggaaagggaaaagaagagaCTTGCTGACCAAGCTGCAGCAGATGGTACTGAAAGTTTAGGAGATGTCACAAAAGGAAGGGGTGTACGCAGCATGCATACAAGTTGGACATTTAATCAAAAAGATAAATCtatgttcaaaagaaaaagagcaaag GGCCCAAACCCATTATCatgcaaaaagaagaagaattcaaaagGTCCTGTTGCTGCTTGA
- the LOC116249927 gene encoding enoyl-CoA delta isomerase 2, peroxisomal-like — MDQVQSWAACKLERKGRVYVLTLTGPSDHRFNPSTIGDIAASLDAVRLSEDAGCLVTTNEGRFFSNGLDLPWIFQNLASGSLRIIQLKFEGLLASVMKLGIPTVAAICGHAAGGGFMLALAHDYRFMKSGKEVLYMSELDHGMFMPRSLMTVIKSKLLPGPLVETMLKARKFRSPEGLKLGLVDRIFDSSEKTIDAAIDEAEKLASRNWKRDIYANVKAAAFPGVIEELEAHRDPYLLPKGAKL, encoded by the coding sequence ATGGACCAGGTCCAGAGTTGGGCGGCCTGTAAGCTTGAAAGGAAGGGCCGGGTCTACGTCCTCACCCTCACCGGCCCCAGCGACCATCGTTTCAATCCCTCCACGATCGGTGACATCGCCGCCTCCCTAGACGCCGTCCGGCTCTCGGAGGACGCCGGATGCCTGGTCACCACCAACGAGGGGCGCTTCTTCTCCAACGGCCTCGACCTCCCATGGATCTTTCAGAACCTCGCCTCTGGCAGCCTTCGTATCATCCAGCTCAAGTTCGAGGGTCTTCTGGCCTCAGTGATGAAGCTTGGCATCCCCACCGTCGCCGCCATATGCGGTCACGCTGCCGGCGGCGGATTCATGCTCGCCCTGGCCCACGACTACAGGTTCATGAAATCCGGCAAGGAGGTGCTCTACATGAGCGAGCTTGATCACGGGATGTTCATGCCGAGAAGCCTGATGACCGTGATCAAGAGCAAGCTTCTCCCTGGCCCGTTAGTGGAGACTATGCTGAAGGCCAGGAAGTTTCGCTCTCCGGAAGGTCTCAAGCTCGGCTTGGTCGACCGCATCTTCGACAGCTCGGAAAAGACGATCGATGCTGCCATTGACGAAGCCGAAAAGTTGGCAAGCAGGAACTGGAAGCGGGATATCTATGCTAATGTGAAGGCAGCAGCCTTTCCCGGCGTGATCGAAGAGTTAGAGGCACATAGGGACCCCTACCTGTTGCCCAAAGGAGCAAAGCTCTAA
- the LOC116249750 gene encoding uncharacterized protein LOC116249750 isoform X1 has product MYAFPPSSNTDIFFGGKLLRRWLICLHATVRRSQRRPSSSTPTVQLTLFLCASPSTGERERSGKRGKMRLKKHKRNRKVVRFYSTRYGFREPFKVLCDGTFLHHLVLNKLGSPQEVLSSLLSARTILFTTRCIISELKRLGESFSESLKGALSLTITKCEHPDRVSASSCIEAIVKDKNSDHFFVASQDADLRKKFREIPGVPAIYAIRNSMFLDQPSACHLQFVKTAEEERLHMKELEVDMIKEREKKRLADQAAADGTESLGDVTKGRGVRSMHTSWTFNQKDKSMFKRKRAKGPNPLSCKKKKNSKGPVAA; this is encoded by the exons ATGTACGCGTTCCCTCCGTCGTCAAACACAGATATATTTTTCGGCGGTAAGCTATTGAGAAGGTGGTTAATTTGCCTCCATGCAACCGTCAGAAGATCGCAGCGTCGGCCTTCCTCCTCCACGCCAACAGTTCAACTGACCCTCTTCCTCTGTGCGTCTCCGTCCACCGGTGAGAG AGAAAGAAGTGGAAAGAGAGGCAAGATGCGGTTGAAGAAGCACAAGCGAAACCGGAAGGTGGTGCGATTTTACTCAACTCGCTATGGCTTCAGGGAGCCGTTCAAGGTACTGTGCGATGGCACCTTCCTTCATCACCTCGTGCTTAACAAGCTCGGTTCTCCTCAGGAAGTACTGTCATCCCTTCTTTCTGCTCGGACTATTCTCTTTACTACGAG GTGTATTATTTCAGAGCTTAAGCGACTTGGAGAATCCTTTTCTGAATCGCTAAAGGGCGCACTTAGCCTCACAATAACGAA ATGTGAGCATCCGGATAGAGTATCTGCTTCCAGCTGCATTGAGGCAATTGTAAAGGACAAAAATTCGGACCACTTCTTTGTTGCAAGCCAAGATGCAGATCTCCGCAAGAAGTTTCGGGag ATACCAGGTGTTCCTGCAATATATGCAATTAGAAATTCTATGTTCCTTGATCAACCTTCAGCTTGTCATCTCCAGTTTGTGAAAACAGCTGAAGAGGAGCGCCTACACATGAAGGAATTGGAAGTAGATATGAtaaaggaaagggaaaagaagagaCTTGCTGACCAAGCTGCAGCAGATGGTACTGAAAGTTTAGGAGATGTCACAAAAGGAAGGGGTGTACGCAGCATGCATACAAGTTGGACATTTAATCAAAAAGATAAATCtatgttcaaaagaaaaagagcaaag GGCCCAAACCCATTATCatgcaaaaagaagaagaattcaaaagGTCCTGTTGCTGCTTGA